A segment of the Capricornis sumatraensis isolate serow.1 chromosome 8, serow.2, whole genome shotgun sequence genome:
tgggcgaggctatgctcagtaaacctttaatccaattttctgttgatgggcagggctgtgttccctccctgttatctGACCTgagaccatggactgcagcatgacaggcttccctgtccctcaccaactcccggagcttctcaaactcatgtccatcacatcggtgatcccacccaaccatctcttcctctgttgtccccttctcctcatgccttcaatctttcccagcatcagggtctttcccagtgagtcagttcttcatatcaggtggccaaagtattagagtttcagcttcagcatcagtccttgcaatgaatattcaaggctgacttcctttaggatggactgattggatctccttgctgttcaagggacgctaaagagtcttctccagcaccacagtttgaaagcatcagttctcccaaactctcttctttttatggtccaacactcacatctgtagTAACTCCTGGAAACATCAGAGCTTTTACTACActgacctttgttgccaaagtgacgtgtctgctttttagtatgctgtctaggtcagcttttcctccaaggagcaagcgtcttttattttcaggCTGCtgccactgtccacagtgatagtggagcccaggaaaacaaagtctgtccctgtttccactgtttccccatctatttgccatgaaatgatgggaccagatgccatgatcttagttttctgaatgttgagttttaagccaactttttcactctcctccatcaccctcaacaagaggctttttagttcctcttcactttctggcactagagtggtgtcgtctgcatgtCTAAGGTTGTTCATATCTGTCCCTGAACTCTTGATTTCACCGTGTGATTCTTCcggtccagcatttcacatgatgttaaACTCTGCACAGAAGTCAAATAGGCAGGGGGACACTATAGAGCCTTCACATAGCTCTTTCCCAATTTTCAAACcatctgttgtcccatgtccagttctaactgttgctttggccctgcatacaggtttctcaggaggcagctcaggcggtctggtattcccatgcaGGACCACGAGACACTTCAATGTGTGTTTGAACACCCACACCCTGCCCGGGTGTGGGGTGGTTACAGCAGCCCAGGAGACTGAGGCGGGAACTCGGCAGGAGCCTCCCACACAGGCCTGCCTCAGCGAGTGCTCCGCTGCATGGCGGGGCCCTGGTTCACACTCACCGGACGGTCCGCGCACCTGCTTCTAGCCGTCAACTGAGGTGGATGGCTCCGCCTGGCCCGGTGGTCCTGGGGGCCTCGAGCATTCGGGTCTGGTCTCCTGGCTCCCCTGGCGCTGCTAGACTTCCGTTGGCCACCTGCAGCGCCTCAGCACCTCCAGGGACTGCGGAGGTCGGCCGGGCTGAGTTCCCCACCGACTCTTGGCTGGTGTCCTCACCCGGGACTAGTGGGCCCATCTTGAGGTCGTTGGACTGACTGGCTCCTGGGGACTAAAGGATAAAGACATTCCTTCTGGTGACAGGAGCCTGCAGGCCAAGCCCTTCTCAAGCCACTTTTGGGAACAAATGTACTGTCTGACAGGTAAGCGAGCGTGTGCAATTTTAGAAAGGAACACTGCCGGGGGTCAGGTTCCTCTCTGCCACCAGCTTCTGGGGGGTCCCAGGTCAACCTATGGGGGAGCTGGATGGTGGCCCCCAAAGATACATTCACATCCTTATCCCTAGAACTTGGGAGAGGGCCTATGTAGAAATAGTGTCTGTGCAGCCGAGGTTCCACTGCATAAGACTGGTACCTGTATTCCGAGACCAGCGTCCTTACAAGGAGAGACTCAGAGACACAGGCTCACAGCGGGAGAGGCCGAGGGAAGATGGCCGGAAGTAGAGCGATCACCCACCAACCGAGGAGCGACAGGCATGTTCAGCCCCTACTAGGAGCAGCAAGGAAGAACCCTCCCCCAGAGCACCAGGGGACCACCCCGGCAACCCgtgatttcagatttctggcttccagaactgtgggaaCAGTAAGTGCTGCATGTTTTAAGTCCCCCTCTATCGGGATCTGTCTGCAGCCCCAGGCACCCACAGGACACCCCCGTCCCCTTTGCTTCAGCAGAATTCAAGTCATCCAGAACAGATGTTCCAGGGCCCAGACTCCACCACACAGGCCACGTGTGGACGCAGGTGGGAAGGCCTGGGGCTGCCCCGCCCACCCTGGGATGTCTCCTGGGGCTCCCCTGGACAAATCCCCGGGCAATACTTACAGAGCCACTTAGCTTATTCCGACTTCCTGCAGatcaaaaaggagagagaaatgaaaacaaatcatATTAACTATTATAGTGACATCTGTGAGCGAGAGGAAGTACTTTAAATTTGCAATAAAGTGTATTTACagttacagcaaaaaaaaaaagttgattggAACACCTGTGCAGCTGGGAAAACAGGAGGGGAAGACACTCACTCATAAGCCTCCCCAGCAGGCAGGGCTGCTTCCCCCAGGACCCCCTTGGCTGGAGCAGCACCAGTTTCTCCCTGCTTCCAGGCCCAGGGTGCCCGGGACACCCTGTGTCCAGCAGCTGACCTAGGATTCTGGCCTCAAGCCCTGTGTGTTGGGAGGCACAGAGCAGGTGGCTCTGAGCTCACACACATGAGGCCCCAAGCTAGAATGTGAACTGATCTGTATTTTATAGCAGAGGCTCCTGCTTGGTAACACCAACCCCACACCCCTTCTCTGAGCTCCTGATGGTCTTGTTGATCTAGCTTCCTCCAGGTCAACACGACTCGGACCAACCTGTTCTTCTTCTGCAGACAACAAAAGCAGCAATGATGATGACGATGAGCACGATGGCGACGACGGCGACGATAATGGTAATGCAAACCTCCACACTCACACCCAGGCAGGCCCATGACGATCCCGGGTGTCCTGGAAGGAGGCAACACAGAAGATGTGGTCCAGGGTCAGGCACCCTTTCCTCACCCGAGTGATCTACTATCTCAGGAGTGGGGTCAGCACCGATGCGCTCCAAACCCCCACAGGATCCTTCTCTGTCGCTGACGGTCGCCACGACCTCCCCAGCGGGAGGCAGCCAGGCTCATCCTTCCTGCTCACATGGAACCCTGGGCTCAGAGGCCGTGGGGTTTCTCACTCTGGTCCCTCgaagcagcagcagggctgaCCTGCCAGCAGGGGAGCAACAGGCCCTGTGTTCTGGGATGCGGCTCAGGGGAGAGTTGGGGCAGCTGCAGATACACCCCTGGGCCAGCAGGGGCAGAGCCTGGAGGAGACTGGGGGGGCGGATGGCCCATCTTCCCAGCACCCGGGCTGGGCCGCGCTGGCCCAAGGGGCAGGGTAGGGCCAGCCCCGGGGAGATGCGTGGCAGGAGCACCGGGGTGTCTCCTCACTCTGCTGAGCTCCCAGCACCCACAGGAGCTGCGGGCACACAGACACTGGGCACAGCACAGGCCCGTCAGAGCTGGGGACGCTCGGCCACCCTGATGTGATGTGTCACCAAGGACCGAGCAGGAAGGAGCACGTCGTCCACGCAGCCCCCTCACTCTGCTTAAAGGCTTTCCTTTATTCTCAGAGCAGCCCTTCCTCATTCTGCCTTAGTTCTGGTGTTAGGACAGCCTTTAAAAGCGTTTGCAGGTTacagagggaacctacctcaagACAATGATGGCCACTgcaaaactcacagcaaacatcacACCCACTGTGAAAAGACGAACgcgtttcctctaagatcaggaacacaCAAGGATACCCACTCTCACCGCTAGTAGTCAACCTCGTCTTAGAAGTCCTCACCAcagcaaacagagaagaaaaagaaataaatggaatccaaattggaGAAGAGGTGAAACGGTCCTTGTTTGCAGAGGACATGGCACtaaacacagaaaaccctaaagatgctgcagaaaactactagagctcatcaacgAATCTGGTAACGTTGCAGGAGACAAAATCAATACActgaaatctcttgcattcccaCATACCTACAATGGAAGagtaggaaaagaaatcaaggaaacaatcccatttaccaccacattaaaaagaatacaataccgaggaataaacctacctaaggaggcaaaagatctATCCTCTGGAAACTACAATATCCtgaggaaagaaatagaagatgacAAAACCAGATGGAGAGATATCCCATGTTCTTGGATCGGAAGAGCGAACATTGTGAACACAACTGTCTTACTCAAAGCCATCTACAAACTCAATGCAagccctatcaaattatcaatggcagtTTTCACAGAATCAGGACAAAAAAAGtctacaatttgtatggaaacacagaagaccccaaattgccaaagcaatcgtgagaaagaaaaatggagctggaggaatcagggtCCCTGAGTTAGACTATACtaaaaagctacagtcatcaaaacagtatggcactcacacaaaaatggaaacaaagaccAATGGAGCAGCACAGAAAGTCCAGAGAAAAACCCAGGCACCTATGGtcacctagttcagttcagttcagttcagtcgctcagtcgtatccaactctttgcaaccccataaatcacgccaggcctccctgtccatcaccaactcccagagttcactcagattcacttccATTCCTCTGACCAAAAGGGCAAAAATACAcagtagagaaaagacaatctctctaAGAAAGGGTgaagggaaaactggacagttgaACATAAAAGAACGAAAACAGAACACTCTGTAACACTGTACAtaacaataaactcaaaatggattaaagacctaaatgtaaggctgagTGCTATGAAATTCTTatgggaaaacataggcagaggaGGCGTTGATAAACATCCCAGAAAGATCTTTTCTGATCCACCTCCTAGGAtaataaaaagaacaacaaacaaatgggacctcgttaaacgtaaaagcttttcacagcaaaggaaactgtaggcaaaatgaaaaagcagcttCAGAACCAAAGACAATATTTGCAAAGGAAGTAACAGACGAGGGAttactctccaaaatatacaaacagcttatgcagtctgcaccaaaaaaacaaacaaaccaatccAAAAATGGctggaagatctaaacagacatttctcggtggaagacatacagatggctaaaaggagaaaaggtaagatataagcatctgaatgcagaattccaaagaatagcaagaagagataagaaagccttcttcagtgatcaatgcaaagaaatcgaggaaaacaacagaactggaaggactagagatctcctcaaggaaattagagataccaagggaacatttcatgcaaagatgggctcgataaaggacagaaatgtaggtacctaacagaagcagaagatattaagaagaggtggcaagaatacacagaagaactgtacagaaaagatcttcacaacccagataatgatgatggtgtgataactcatctagaaccagacatcttggaatgtgaagtcaagcgggccttagaaagcatcactacaaacaaagctagtggaggtgatggaattccagttgagctatttcaaatcctgaaagatgatgctgagaaagtgctgcactcaatatgccagcaaatttggaaaactcagcagtggccacaggcctggaaaaggtcagttttcattccaatcccaaagaaaggcaacgccaaaggatgctcaaactaccacacagttgcactcatctcacatgctagtaaagtaatgctcaaaattctccaagccaggcttcagcaatatgtgaaccgtgaactccctgatgttcaagctggttttagaaaaggcagaggaaatagagatcaaattgccatcatccgctggatcatggaaaaagccaagagagttccagaaaaacatctatttctgctttattgactatggcaaagcctttgactgtgtggattacaataaactgtggaaaattctgaaagagatgggaataccagaccacctaacctgcctcttgagaaatctgtatgcaggtcaggaagctacagttagaaccggacatggaacaacagactggttccaaataggaaaaggagtccgtcaaggctgtatattgtcaccctgcttatttaacttatatgcagagtacatcatgagaaacgctggactggaagaaacacaagctgaaatcaagattgccaggagaaatatcaataacctcagatatgcagatgacaccacccttatggcagaaagtgaagaggagctaaaaagcctcttgatgaaagtgaaggaggagagtgaaaacgttggcttaaagctcaacattcagaaaacgaagatcatggcatccggtcccatcacttcatgggaaatagatggggaaacaggggaaacagtgtcagactttatgttttgggggctccaaaatcactgcagatggtgactgcagccatgaaattaaaagacgcttactccttggaagaaaagttatgaccaacctagatagcatactgaaaagcagagacattactttgccgactaaggtccgtctagtcaacgctatggtttttcctgtggtcacgtatggatgtgagagttggactgtgaagaagactgagtgccgaagaattgatggttttgaactgtggtgttggagaagactctcgagagtcccttggactgcaaggagatccaaccagtccattctgaaggagatcagtcctgggtgttctttggaaggaatgatgctaacgctgaaacttcagtactttggccacctcgtgcaaagagttgactcattggaaaagaccctgatgctggaagggattgggggcaggaggagaaggggacgacagaggatgagatggctggatggcatcacagactcgatggacatgagtctgagtgaactccgggagttggtgatggacagggaggcctggcgtgctgcgattcatggggtcgcaaagagtcggacaccactgagcgactgaactgaactgaactgaactgaaaaggtacACGAAAAGACGCTCGACATCACTAATtagtagagaaatacaaatcaaaactacagtcaACTATCATTTCTCACCATTCAGAATGGTCATCaccaaaaactctacaaacaataaatgctgcagagggcatggcaaacggGAATCTGCCTACGCTCGTCTTGGGGATACATATCCGcggatacagccactgtggaaaacagtgtagaggttccttaaaaaactatgaAGAGAACtctcatatgatccagtaatcccatttCTGgacacatatccagagaaaactcttactttggaaagatacatacaccccaatgctcatagcatgactattcacaatagccgagTCATGAAGGCAacataagtgtccatcagcaggcgCCTGGATAAAGAACATGGGGCACATgcttaaaatggaatattactcagcgactaaaaagaacaaaataatgctatttacaGGAATACAGATGGACCGAGACTGTCATACTgcgtgaagtcagtcagacagagagggaggagtattgtatgacatcccttatttatggaatctaaaaaatgatacaaacaaacCTATTTAcaatagagaaacagactcacagaatgaatttatggttgctgggggatgGGGGATAAGACAGAAGAGAAGGGATAGTTCGGGAGTCTGGGAGCAACGTGTATACACTgctaaaatttaaaatggaaCCAACAGGTCCTACTGAAAGCATAGAGAAATGTGCTCAATATTAcacggcagcctggatgggaggggactttGGGAGAGaatctgttagtcactcagtcgtgtccacctttttgtgaccccatggactgtagcccatcaggttcctctgtccacagaattctccaggcaaggatactggagtgggatgccatttccttctccactgggagacaatggatgcatgtatatgtatagctgagtccctttgctgtccacctgaaactgtaatgccaacaaaggtccgtctagtcagagctgtggcttttccagtggtcatgtacagatgtgagagttggaccataaagaaagctgtgcactgaagaattgatgcttctgaactgtgctgttggagaagactcttgagagtcccctggtctgaaaggagagccaaccagtccatcctaaaggaaatcagtcctgaatagtcactggaaggactgatgctgacgctgaagctcccaaaactttagctacctgatgcgaagaactgactccgcagaaaagaccctgatgctgggaaagattgaaggcaggaggagaaggggacaacaaacaatcagatggttggatggcatcaccgactcaatggacatgagtttgagcaagctctgggagatggtgatggacagggaggcctggcgtgatgcagtccatggggttgcaaagagtcggtcagtCCAATAAAAAGTAACGCACTTTAAGAAATTAAGgagcttattttaaaatgtaaacgtATATGCTGAGTCCAAGGATGGTCTGATGACCTTGGGGAAGGAGATAAGGGGGACTCCGGCTCCAAGGAGAAGGCCAGCGGGAAGGCGGCATGGACCCTGGAACAGAGACGCCCGGTGGCCACTGTGCTCTCTACGACCCGGTAACACTCAGGGCGGGGAAGAGACTGGATTCAAAGCACGATGCGGTGTCGTCCGTGTGTGCAATGGGGAAAACCCCTCACACCACACAGACACCACTGCGGTCCTGCACAGTGATAAAGAGAAGCTTCTGGCAGGTCATGAGACAGGACACCTTCTCCAGCTGAGCAAAGGTTTCTCCCTCAGGACAGGAAGAGCACCAATCCTGGCAGAAAACAGCCACAAACCTGACCTTGTTAGAAGGAAGGACCTTTGTCCACAAGAGGCCCAGACACCCGACACAAAGAGCTTGTGTCCCACGTTTACAAATAATTATCAGTGTTTCCAGATAAGCatctaaaatgagaaaataaaaacccaGATAGCCAACATAAAAATGGGCAAGACTTCAGCAGAGACCTGGATGAACCCAGAGATGATCACACAAAGTGACGTCAGCGAGACAAATACCCCGTGAGAGCACGTATCCAAGGAATCCAAAATATGGCACAAGTGAGCTCACTGTGGAAACAAAGGCAGAGCCACAGATTCAAACACGAACTTACGGCCACCAAAGAGGCAGTGGTGGGAGAAGCGTCAACTAGGGGTCAGAGGTGAGCAGACACACCTCACCGTGCACAAAGCAGAGAGCAGCAAGGCCCCACTGTGCAGCTAAGGAACGGTATTTAGGGTCCTGCGATAATAACCATAGTGGAAAGGGATATGAAACaggatgtgtatgtgtatacttgctgctgttcagtcgctcagtcgtgtccaaatcttcagacctgtggactgcagcgcgccaggcttccctgtccttcaccatctcctggagcttgctcaaactcgtgtccatcgagtcgctgatgccatccagccatctcgtcctctgtcctccccttgttctcctgccctcaattcttcccagcatcagggtcttttccaaggggtcaggtcttctcatcaggtggccaaagtattggggcttcaccttcagcatcagtccttccaatgaatattcaggactgatttcctttaggattgactggttggatctccttgcagaccaggggactctcaagagtcttctccaacaccacagttcaaaagcatcaattcttcggctcagccttctttacagtctaactttcacatccatatttgactattagaaaaaccacagctttgactatatacgTGTAGTATATATgtgtagcttcccaggtggtgctgagtGAGTGGAAGTCGCTGGGTTGTGTCCAACTATACACTATAaactccatggcattctctaggccaggatactggagtcggtagcctttcccttctccagcggatcttcctgacccaggaatggaagcgaggtcccctgcattgcaggcagattctttaccagctgagccgtgAGGAagcaggtggcactaggggtgaagaacccgcctgccagtgcaggggatggaagagacgtgggttccgtccctcggttgggaagaggagggcatggcaacccactacaatattcctccctgggagaatcccatggacagagtcgcCTGacaagccacagtccatggggtcgccgagtcggacgcgactgaagcgacttagcatacacacatgtacatgtctgtgtgtctgtgtgtgtatacctgAACCACTTTACACCAATGTAAATCAGCaagacttcaatttaaaaaaagaaaaggaaaacagtcttGCACAGATTTGCACAGATACTCAGTAGTCGAGCATCAACTCTGCTGGGGGCGTGCACCCAGCTCACATTCCTAAGTCCCATCTGAGGCCGCACCAAGCAGGGAAGCAGCCGGGTGTTGGGATGTCAGGAAGGACAAGTCTCACAGAGCGGTCAGGCCCTTCCACCTGCTACCTGGTCAGCCTGCTGGGCCCagactgagcccacacgcccagAACTCAAGggacaaggacagggaagccataaCTGGTCCACAAGGATTCTGTTCACTCAAAACAGGAGTCTACGATGACCCATGGCCCACAGCCCACTTTTATGAATAAAGTTTCCTGACACACAGCCAGCACCTCTGATCACagcctctggcttctttcattacaGCAGCAGAGATGAGTTCCGACAACAGGGACTTTGGGACCCTCAGAGCCTCAACCTTTGGCCTTTACGGATTTAAGGGATGGAATCGGGCCCTTACCTGACTGTGGATTTAAGGCACAAATTGTATTGCTTGTGGCATTGCAGGGTTGAAGGATGGCACCGTTTTCACACCTGAGAGAATAAAGAAATTCTGAGCATCATTTCCCCTCGCTCGGGCCGGCCCAGACAATGTTACTCAACACCCACCAGTCAGGGGTTAGAGGGACCAACCCAACCTCCTCGGCAGGCCCATGAGAAGTGTGGCATGTGCCGGGATGTATGGGCCACACTGGATCAATGAGAATAAAACTTAGGAATCTCTGATAGATGGGGGAAGTGCCCCCGTCTCTGTCCCCGGATAGAGCTGTGTGTGTGGCCACGAGGACTGGACCTGACGTGGCCGTACCTCTGCCGGGAGGGAAAGCAGCCTGAGATgaagctcctggagaaggggacaagccAGAGCTGATCACCCCAGACCTGGAGGGTGTCCTTGCTCTGGACCTGGCAGGTTCCTGAGCCAACAGTGCAAGCTGGTCTGAGTGGTATTTAAGAATCTACAGATGCAGGTGATTTTGCAAGTGGCTTTACCACTGTGTCTTCTTCAAAGTCTGCTCCAAATCTAAGCACACCGGAAACCACAGAAGGCAACCGGATGTGGAAACAGGGTCTCTGCAGATGTAATCCTTTAGGAGGAGGTCACACCGGATCAGGGTGGGCCTCAGTCAGTGAGCAGCGTCCTCACAAGAGGGAAGATgtatgcagagagagagaagccatGTGAAGACGCTGAGAGAGCGCACGGGAGACCATCCCTGGAAGGCGGAAGCAGAGACTGAAGCGAAGCGTCCACAAGCCGAGGAGCCAAGGAGTGCCGGCAAAGCTGCGGAAGCGTGAGATTCCTCCCGAGAGCCCACGGAGGGAGCCTGGCCCTGCGGACACCTTGATTCcgacttctggtctccagaactgtgaaaggatacatttttcttgtttttcaaaagCCTCCGGTCGCGGTGCTTTGTAACATCAGGGGCAGAAAACACTCACTGGCCATCCCACCTGGGCCGGGCCAGGGGGCGCCCCCCTGCCTACAGCTCTCCTCCCCTTGACGTCCCGCGGCTCCACCCTCTGTCCCGCCCTCCCTGCCTCCGCTCTAGGGCTCTGTCTCCTGCTGCCTCTCTGTCCCTGTGAGCCCATCACTGCACACGTGTTGGGGTGCTCTCCgccactgctggggcccaggcctGCAATACGACCCCGCAGGCCACAGCGGGGCTCACAGTCACACATGAATGAGGGAATgaaaggagggagaaatgggTGAGCAATGACTCCAGTTCACCCCTACATGGAAACTTGCAGGTGACTCGTCTGCCTTAATCCTCAGGGCTCCTCAGTGGGGCTGGTGTTACCATTAGCCCCATtacacagatgggaaaacagaggctCCGGCCAGGGAGTGGCTGAGTAAGTGACCCACAACCAAACAGGTGAGGGGAGAAGAGAACGCCCGCCCAGGCCTGCTGGCCGGCCCCCACCGCTGGGTGGCACCTTGTACACCGCAAGCAGTTCTTtatgcagtccacggagtcacagtaGAACTTGCCCGGCTGGCACTGGCACTCCTGGTCGCTGGTCGTGGAGCAGTGCTTCACCACTTCCTGATCTGCTGGAAGCGGGCCGAGGGTCAGTCACCAGGGCCTGGACTCTGTCCTGCCCCCCGGCCACGTCCAGGTCCAGTCACAGGCTCAGCACGTGCACCCACCTCCAGACGTCCCCCCTGCCGTCTGGGTGTCTGAGGAGGAGCTGCGGGTGCCCTGGCAATctgggctgggggcagagggccACCTGCTCAGATACACTCTAGATCAACCTGTCTGCTCATTTCCCCAGGAAGATCACAACAGCCCTACTCGGTGTGGACCGAGAACGGTCTCTCCCAGCATCGCTGGGGGGTTTCGCCCTTCCAGCTGCGAAGGTCTGGGTCCCGGGACTGCACCCACATCTCACGTCTATGCGGCTGTTTCCACGGGGCCAACTCTCTGCCCCCACGTGAATGTCACTCCGCCTCACTGTCTCTGCTCAGAGCCGAATACGAGGGGCAGCTAGGGTGCTATCTTGCTTTTCATCTTccaggaaagaaagaagctgTTCCAGCAGGTGTGAGCACAGCAAGGTCATGACAACTCCTGCTGGGGTGCTTTACCTTTTTATTTGATTTATGCGTTTGTTTCTGGCTGGGCGGCTCTTGCCCCCTGTATGCCcactctctctagttgcggcgagcgggcgctactctttgttgtggcttctcattgtggtgacttctcttcctGCAGGGCATGGGCCTAGGGGGTGTGGGCACAgtggttgtggcccacgggcgcagctgctctgtggcacgCATGATCTTGGAAAAGCTGGGGatgaacctgtgtgccctgcatcagcaggtgattcttaaccgctggaccgccaggggagtCTCATATCTTTACCTCTTAAAAGTAAAAACCGTATCAGCTTAAAGTCTATGGCAAGATGAACTGATTTACACATTGATACACTGAAATTTTCATTGGGAATGCATAAAATCTAAGCACCATTCCAGGAAAACCTGATCCTTATACAACACCAaatgagttccctggtggtccagtggttaggactggaaGCTTTCACTTCCAGGGCCCAAGTTCAACTCCTGGTCGGGAACTAAGATGttgcaagccacacagcatggccccaacgaaagaaaaacaaaaccctgagCCTTCTGGTTTACTACATTGTGGTATTTCTCTCtgtatttatatttcattaaaggtggttttttcacatatatatttatacatgttttGCTAGatttattccaattttttttttttttttgccaatgcAAGTGGTATTTTTGAATTACACTTCAAGGGTGGTGGAGGGGAGGctgaagaggaaggggacataaaCATACACTTAGCTGATTTACATTTTTGTGCGGCAGAATCTAActcaacattgcaaagcaattacactccaattaaagataaataaaatggaaaattacctATTTAAACAATGTCATCGATACAC
Coding sequences within it:
- the LOC138082878 gene encoding tumor necrosis factor receptor superfamily member 26-like; amino-acid sequence: MVWMRGVFLLVHAVVLLILLMNQVMMATGKTFCNPGEYEVLGNLSCSRVCPAGYYISTHIDQDHHIGACSQCESVTFRPHLSEEPQCVPCAQCREDQEVVKHCSTTSDQECQCQPGKFYCDSVDCIKNCLRCTRCENGAILQPCNATSNTICALNPQSGHPGSSWACLGVSVEVCITIIVAVVAIVLIVIIIAAFVVCRRRTGSRNKLSGSSPGASQSNDLKMGPLVPGEDTSQESVGNSARPTSAVPGGAEALQVANGSLAAPGEPGDQTRMLEAPRTTGPGGAIHLS